From a single Streptomyces liliifuscus genomic region:
- a CDS encoding DUF4429 domain-containing protein, which produces MGDVLAGFHAAWEFESDSVLIRFERGIRTPRLFQALGERRIPLDAIAAVTLTPGKRGTVVLRAEPRPGADPLMEAAAGQLKDASDPYRLVLPAERETLAEYYADELRAMLPSKDAGPAERYLVRPPETPLQFKAYDGKASFDGKSVHFRWFWTGASSAKWKAGDQSFAVSDLCGVEWRSPEVFEGHLRLLRRDAGVAQPAQADQDPAAVVFGLGYGPVHESLPFAASVLAAVRTGGSSALPESPAGAVTGAGADAGAGPRRDPADIADRIRHLGELHEAGLVTDEEFSVKKAELLAEL; this is translated from the coding sequence ATGGGTGACGTACTGGCCGGATTTCATGCCGCCTGGGAGTTCGAGTCCGACTCCGTGCTCATCCGCTTCGAACGGGGGATCCGCACGCCGAGGCTGTTCCAGGCGCTCGGTGAGCGCCGCATCCCGCTCGACGCGATCGCGGCGGTGACGCTGACGCCCGGCAAGCGCGGGACGGTCGTCCTGCGCGCCGAGCCGAGACCGGGAGCGGATCCGCTCATGGAGGCGGCCGCGGGACAGCTCAAGGACGCGTCCGACCCCTATCGCCTGGTACTGCCCGCCGAGCGGGAGACGCTCGCCGAGTACTACGCGGACGAACTGCGGGCGATGCTCCCGAGCAAGGACGCGGGTCCCGCCGAGCGGTATCTGGTGCGGCCGCCCGAGACGCCGCTGCAGTTCAAGGCGTACGACGGGAAGGCCTCCTTCGACGGGAAGTCCGTGCACTTCCGGTGGTTCTGGACGGGGGCGTCCTCCGCCAAGTGGAAGGCCGGCGACCAGAGTTTCGCCGTGTCCGACCTGTGTGGTGTCGAGTGGCGCTCGCCCGAGGTCTTCGAGGGGCATCTGCGGCTGCTTCGGCGTGATGCGGGGGTTGCGCAGCCGGCTCAGGCGGATCAGGATCCGGCCGCCGTTGTCTTCGGGCTGGGGTACGGGCCGGTTCATGAGTCGTTGCCGTTCGCGGCGTCCGTGCTCGCGGCGGTTCGGACCGGTGGGTCTTCTGCCCTGCCCGAGAGTCCTGCTGGGGCCGTGACCGGGGCGGGGGCCGATGCCGGTGCCGGGCCTCGGCGGGATCCGGCCGACATCGCCGACCGGATCCGGCATCTTGGGGAGCTTCATGAGGCTGGGCTCGTCACGGATGAGGAGTTCTCCGTGAAGAAGGCGGAGTTGCTGGCCGAGCTGTGA
- a CDS encoding alpha/beta hydrolase produces the protein MTSFDSTPQLNVWRMLLALAVVFVMLGTTGWTAVRNHRGATTPLAASLSAWERGHIGGHRLPDPDDTKPARLAHFFASLDARQRARLAARYPLAVGNMNGAPVQLRYRANHIALDQARKVELKRMHDDRLSPTGQHEAGRRMHRYEDLMSGERHILAFDPMGSGRVAEVFGDLDRAERVSVVVPGVDTNLLTFQRTNRTYSAPVGMAKSLHSAERAASPETRTAVIAWADYTAPSGLGMDAATGIRAEEGAVRLNALVRALPGRSGVALYCHSYGSVVCGVAAHSLPSRVSDIAVAGSPGMRVERAAQLHTSARVWAVRDADDWIEDVPHLEVGGLGHGADPMSAEFGARVLSARGARGHTGYFVPGTDSLRNFAEIGIGAYRAVRCAQEDDVCREGLSDTAEVGRA, from the coding sequence GTGACTTCCTTCGACTCCACCCCCCAACTGAACGTCTGGCGCATGTTGCTCGCGCTGGCCGTGGTGTTCGTGATGCTCGGGACCACCGGCTGGACAGCCGTGCGCAACCACCGGGGCGCGACCACACCGCTCGCGGCGTCGCTGTCCGCCTGGGAACGCGGTCACATAGGCGGACATCGCCTGCCCGACCCGGACGACACGAAGCCCGCCCGGCTGGCCCACTTCTTCGCCTCGCTCGACGCGCGGCAGCGGGCCCGGCTCGCCGCCCGCTATCCGCTGGCGGTCGGCAACATGAACGGGGCGCCGGTACAGCTCCGCTACCGCGCCAACCACATCGCCCTCGACCAGGCACGCAAGGTCGAGCTCAAACGCATGCACGACGACCGGCTCTCACCGACCGGACAGCACGAGGCCGGGCGCCGGATGCACCGGTACGAGGACCTGATGAGCGGCGAGCGACACATCCTCGCCTTCGACCCGATGGGCTCGGGCCGGGTCGCGGAGGTCTTCGGCGACCTGGACAGGGCCGAGCGGGTCTCGGTCGTGGTGCCCGGCGTCGACACCAACCTCCTGACCTTCCAGCGCACCAACCGGACGTACTCGGCGCCCGTCGGCATGGCGAAGTCGCTCCACAGCGCCGAGCGGGCCGCGAGCCCGGAGACTCGTACGGCCGTCATCGCCTGGGCCGACTACACGGCGCCCAGCGGACTCGGCATGGACGCGGCCACCGGGATTCGCGCCGAGGAGGGCGCGGTCCGGCTCAACGCCCTGGTCCGGGCCCTGCCCGGACGCTCCGGGGTGGCCCTGTACTGCCACAGCTACGGCTCCGTGGTCTGCGGCGTCGCCGCGCACTCGCTGCCCTCCCGGGTCTCCGACATCGCGGTGGCGGGCAGCCCCGGTATGCGGGTCGAGAGGGCCGCGCAGCTGCACACCTCCGCCCGGGTGTGGGCCGTACGGGACGCCGACGACTGGATCGAGGACGTACCGCATCTGGAGGTCGGCGGGCTCGGTCACGGGGCCGATCCGATGTCCGCGGAGTTCGGCGCGCGGGTGCTGTCGGCCCGGGGCGCCCGGGGACACACCGGGTACTTCGTGCCCGGCACCGACAGCCTGCGGAACTTCGCCGAGATCGGGATTGGCGCGTACCGCGCGGTGCGCTGCGCCCAGGAGGATGACGTGTGCCGGGAGGGTTTGTCCGACACGGCTGAAGTCGGACGCGCGTAG
- a CDS encoding TetR/AcrR family transcriptional regulator, which produces MDTASRPGLRELKKQRTRDALVRASLELFTTQGYERTTVDEIVEAVDVSQRTFFRYFAGKEDAAFAVQEMAESHFVEAVRGRPPHEAPLEALRQAVMASWDTIGEAIEAVIPLELHMRAFQLIESTPALLAAHLRRQEGLEEELARVIAEREGLDVDTDPRPRVAMAVFGGVMRLTGRLWGAGEDFSVAAMRELTASYLDQVGPALAENWHTDGGNDHTDTE; this is translated from the coding sequence ATGGACACGGCGTCACGGCCGGGACTGCGCGAGCTCAAGAAGCAACGCACCCGGGACGCCCTGGTGCGGGCCTCACTGGAACTGTTCACGACCCAGGGGTACGAGCGGACGACCGTCGACGAGATCGTCGAGGCGGTCGACGTCTCGCAGCGCACGTTCTTCCGGTACTTCGCGGGCAAGGAGGACGCCGCCTTCGCCGTCCAAGAGATGGCCGAGTCGCATTTCGTCGAGGCGGTGCGCGGGCGCCCTCCCCACGAGGCCCCGCTGGAGGCGCTGCGTCAGGCCGTCATGGCGAGCTGGGACACCATCGGTGAGGCCATCGAGGCCGTCATCCCGCTCGAACTGCACATGCGCGCCTTCCAGTTGATCGAGTCGACGCCGGCGCTGCTCGCCGCCCACCTGCGCCGTCAGGAGGGGCTGGAGGAGGAACTCGCGCGAGTGATCGCTGAGCGTGAGGGCCTGGACGTGGACACCGATCCGCGGCCGCGCGTGGCCATGGCCGTTTTCGGCGGGGTGATGCGGCTGACGGGCCGGCTCTGGGGCGCGGGCGAGGACTTCAGCGTGGCGGCGATGCGTGAGCTGACCGCCTCTTATCTCGATCAGGTGGGGCCCGCGCTGGCGGAGAACTGGCATACGGACGGCGGGAACGACCATACGGACACTGAGTGA
- a CDS encoding MFS transporter: MTSQTTVDTTGPADKAPPAASGPTPGKGLRGHPWYTLFTVAVGVMMVALDGTIVAIANPAIQKDLNASFADVQWITNGYFLALAVTLITAGKLGDRFGHRQTFLIGVVGFAAASGAIGLSDSIAFVVVFRVLQGLFGALLMPAALGLLRATFPAEKLNMAIGIWGMVIGASTAGGPILGGVLVEHVSWQSVFFINVPVGIIAVVLGVVILTDHRAENAPRSFDLPGIALLSGAMFCLVWALIKAPEWGWGDALTWSFLAVSVLGFGLFAFWENRVSEPLIPLGLFRSVALSAGVVLMVLMAIAFMGGLFFVTFYLQNVHGMSPIDAGLHLLPLTGMMIVGSPLAGAMITKTGPRIPLAGGMALTAIAMFGVSTLETDTSSGLMSIWFALLGLGLAPVMVGATEVIVGNAPMELSGVAGGLQQAAMQIGGSLGTAVLGAVMASKVDGDLAGNWADAGLPQLTPVQFDQAKEAVQVGAAPVAPGTPPELAEKITGVAHDTFISGMSLASLVAAGVAFVAIFVAFLTKRGANAEAGAGVGHI; the protein is encoded by the coding sequence ATGACTAGTCAGACCACCGTCGACACGACCGGCCCGGCCGACAAGGCTCCGCCCGCCGCCTCCGGTCCGACCCCGGGCAAGGGGCTGCGCGGCCACCCTTGGTACACCCTGTTCACCGTGGCCGTGGGCGTGATGATGGTGGCGCTGGACGGCACCATCGTGGCCATCGCCAACCCGGCCATCCAGAAGGACCTGAACGCCAGCTTCGCGGACGTCCAGTGGATCACCAACGGCTACTTCCTCGCGCTCGCCGTCACGCTGATCACGGCGGGCAAGCTCGGTGACCGGTTCGGCCACCGGCAGACCTTCCTGATAGGTGTGGTCGGCTTCGCGGCGGCCTCGGGGGCCATCGGCCTCTCCGACAGCATCGCCTTCGTGGTCGTCTTCCGAGTGCTCCAGGGTCTGTTCGGCGCACTGCTGATGCCGGCCGCGCTCGGTCTGCTGCGCGCCACCTTCCCGGCCGAGAAGCTGAACATGGCGATCGGCATCTGGGGCATGGTCATCGGCGCCTCCACGGCCGGCGGTCCGATCCTCGGCGGTGTGCTCGTCGAGCACGTCAGCTGGCAGTCCGTCTTCTTCATCAACGTGCCGGTCGGCATCATCGCGGTCGTCCTCGGCGTGGTGATCCTCACCGACCACCGCGCGGAGAACGCGCCGCGCTCGTTCGACCTCCCCGGTATCGCCCTGCTGTCCGGCGCCATGTTCTGCCTGGTCTGGGCGCTCATCAAGGCTCCGGAGTGGGGCTGGGGAGATGCGCTGACGTGGTCGTTCCTGGCCGTCTCCGTACTCGGCTTCGGACTGTTCGCGTTCTGGGAGAACCGGGTGAGCGAGCCGCTCATCCCGCTCGGGCTCTTCCGCTCCGTGGCGCTGTCGGCCGGTGTGGTCCTGATGGTGCTCATGGCGATCGCCTTCATGGGCGGCCTGTTCTTCGTCACCTTCTACCTGCAGAACGTGCACGGGATGAGCCCGATCGACGCGGGTCTGCATCTGCTGCCGCTCACCGGCATGATGATCGTCGGCTCGCCCCTGGCCGGCGCGATGATCACCAAGACGGGACCGCGCATCCCGCTCGCGGGCGGTATGGCGCTCACGGCCATCGCCATGTTCGGTGTGTCGACGCTGGAGACGGACACGAGCAGCGGCCTCATGTCGATCTGGTTCGCGCTCCTCGGTCTCGGCCTCGCACCGGTCATGGTCGGTGCCACGGAGGTCATCGTGGGCAACGCGCCCATGGAGCTCTCCGGTGTCGCCGGTGGTCTTCAGCAGGCCGCGATGCAGATCGGCGGCAGCCTCGGTACGGCGGTCCTGGGTGCCGTGATGGCCTCCAAGGTCGACGGCGACCTCGCGGGCAACTGGGCGGACGCGGGCCTTCCGCAGCTCACCCCGGTCCAGTTCGACCAGGCCAAGGAGGCGGTCCAGGTCGGCGCGGCGCCGGTGGCACCGGGCACGCCGCCCGAGCTCGCCGAGAAGATCACGGGCGTCGCGCACGACACGTTCATCTCCGGCATGAGCCTGGCGAGCCTCGTCGCGGCCGGTGTCGCCTTCGTGGCCATCTTCGTCGCCTTCCTCACCAAGCGGGGAGCCAACGCGGAAGCGGGCGCGGGAGTCGGGCACATCTAG
- a CDS encoding small hydrophobic protein: MMAGFGHTTRKHPRSRRRTGSRSGPDRATLGIIGVICAVAGFFVLGIILGPLAIVCGWLAMGRRWNGARPLPAVIALVLGAIDTILAIVWMAGTAGPGSGMF; encoded by the coding sequence ATGATGGCGGGCTTCGGTCACACCACGCGCAAGCACCCTCGCTCACGTCGCCGTACGGGGTCACGGAGCGGGCCGGACCGCGCGACGCTCGGAATCATCGGAGTCATCTGCGCGGTCGCCGGTTTCTTCGTGCTGGGGATCATCCTCGGCCCACTGGCGATCGTCTGCGGATGGCTGGCCATGGGACGCCGCTGGAACGGCGCCCGCCCACTGCCGGCGGTGATCGCGCTCGTACTCGGCGCGATTGACACGATCCTGGCGATCGTTTGGATGGCCGGAACGGCGGGCCCGGGCAGCGGGATGTTCTAG
- a CDS encoding potassium channel family protein yields the protein MKQQSAQDRWEQRTQRPLLGLAVAFAVAYAVPIVWPEADREVTSWCTRVEWAVWGLFALDYLVRLVLTERRREFVRTHWLDLCAVLLPLIQPMRLLRLVSTLLLVGQRARMAPQIRLTTYVVGAVVALLMFGSLAVLSVERESPEGNIRTLGDAVWWSFTTMTTVGYGDHAPTTGLGRMIAVGLMLSGIALLGVVTANIAAWFISRFESDDVEERRQTAAIEALAEEVRALRAQVAALSDSASVVAEERLS from the coding sequence ATGAAGCAGCAGTCGGCGCAGGACCGTTGGGAGCAGCGTACGCAGCGGCCCTTGTTGGGGCTCGCGGTGGCGTTTGCCGTTGCCTATGCCGTGCCGATCGTGTGGCCCGAGGCCGACCGGGAGGTGACCTCCTGGTGCACGAGGGTGGAGTGGGCGGTCTGGGGGTTGTTCGCCCTGGACTATCTCGTACGGCTCGTTCTCACCGAGCGGCGGCGGGAGTTCGTCCGTACGCACTGGCTCGATCTGTGCGCGGTGCTGTTGCCGCTCATCCAGCCGATGCGGCTGCTGCGGCTCGTCTCCACATTGCTGCTCGTCGGGCAGCGGGCCCGGATGGCGCCGCAGATACGGCTGACCACGTATGTCGTGGGTGCGGTGGTGGCGCTGCTGATGTTCGGCTCGCTCGCCGTGCTGTCCGTCGAACGGGAGTCGCCAGAGGGCAACATCAGGACGCTGGGTGACGCGGTGTGGTGGTCCTTCACCACGATGACGACCGTGGGGTACGGCGATCACGCTCCGACCACCGGGCTCGGGCGGATGATAGCGGTCGGGCTGATGCTGTCCGGGATCGCTCTTCTCGGTGTCGTGACCGCCAATATCGCCGCGTGGTTCATATCGCGGTTCGAGTCGGACGATGTGGAGGAGCGGCGGCAGACCGCGGCGATCGAGGCACTGGCGGAGGAGGTACGCGCCCTGCGGGCGCAGGTTGCCGCGTTGTCCGACTCGGCGTCTGTCGTTGCGGAGGAGCGGTTGAGTTGA
- the aceE gene encoding pyruvate dehydrogenase (acetyl-transferring), homodimeric type: MASGPDRNPIIIGGLPSQVPDFDPEETQEWLDSLDAAVDQRGRERARYLMLRLIERAREKRVAVPEMRSTDYVNTIATKDEPFFPGNEEIERKILNATRWNAAVMVSRAQRPGIGVGGHIATFASSASLYDVGFNHFFRGKDEGDGGDQIFFQGHASPGIYARAFMLDRLSEQQLDAFRQEKSKAPNGLSSYPHPRSMPDFWEFPTVSMGLGPLGAIFQARMNRYMEARGIADTSKSHVWAFLGDGEMDEPESLGQLSIAAREGLDNLTFVVNCNLQRLDGPVRGNGKIIQELESQFRGAGWNVIKLVWDRSWDPLLAQDRDGVLVNQLNTTPDGQFQTYATETGAYIRDHFFGHDHRLRAMVENMTDDQILHLGRGGHDHKKVYAAYAAAKAHSGQPTVILAQTVKGWTLGPNFEGRNATHQMKKLTVADLKGFRDRLHLPISDQELESGAPPYYHPGRNSEEIQYMHDRRKGLGGYVPTRVVRSKPLALPEDKTYASVKKGSGQQSIATTMAFVRLLKDLMRDKEIGKRFVLIAPDEYRTFGMDSFFPSAKIYNPLGQQYEAVDRDLLLAYKESPTGQMLHDGISEAGCTASLIAAGSAYATHGEPLIPVYVFYSMFGFQRTGDQFWQMADQLSRGFVLGATAGRTTLTGEGLQHADGHSQLLASTNPGCVAYDPAYGFEIAHIVQDGLRRMYGSSAEHPHGEDVFYYLTVYNEPIQHPAEPEGVDVDGILKGIHRFAEGTSGSIPAQIMASGVAVPWAVEAQRILAEEWNVRADVWSATSWNELRREAVEVERHNLLHPEEEQRVPYVTRKLSGAQGPFVAVSDWMRSVPDQIARWVPGTYQSLGADGFGFADTRGAARRFFHIDAQSIVVGVLTELAREGKVDRSVLKQAIDRYQLLDAAAADPGAAGGDA, encoded by the coding sequence GTGGCTTCCGGACCCGATCGCAACCCGATCATCATTGGCGGCCTTCCGAGTCAGGTCCCTGACTTCGATCCAGAAGAGACCCAGGAGTGGCTCGACTCCCTCGACGCCGCCGTCGACCAGCGGGGCCGGGAGCGCGCCCGCTATCTCATGCTGCGGCTGATCGAACGGGCCCGCGAGAAGCGCGTGGCCGTGCCGGAGATGCGCAGCACGGACTACGTCAACACCATCGCCACCAAGGACGAGCCGTTCTTCCCCGGCAACGAGGAGATCGAGCGCAAGATCCTCAACGCGACCCGCTGGAACGCGGCCGTGATGGTGTCCAGGGCGCAGCGCCCCGGAATCGGCGTCGGCGGCCACATCGCCACCTTCGCGTCCTCCGCCTCCCTCTACGACGTGGGCTTCAACCACTTCTTCCGTGGCAAGGACGAGGGCGACGGCGGCGACCAGATCTTCTTCCAGGGGCACGCCTCCCCCGGCATCTACGCACGCGCGTTCATGCTGGACCGGCTGAGCGAGCAGCAGCTCGACGCCTTCCGCCAGGAGAAGTCGAAGGCGCCGAACGGCCTGTCGTCGTACCCGCACCCGCGGTCGATGCCGGACTTCTGGGAGTTCCCGACGGTCTCGATGGGCCTCGGTCCGCTCGGCGCGATCTTCCAGGCGCGCATGAACCGCTACATGGAGGCGCGCGGTATCGCGGACACCTCCAAGTCCCACGTTTGGGCGTTTCTCGGTGACGGCGAGATGGACGAGCCCGAGTCGCTCGGCCAGCTGTCCATCGCCGCACGCGAGGGCCTGGACAACCTCACCTTCGTCGTCAACTGCAATCTGCAGCGGCTCGACGGTCCGGTGCGCGGCAACGGAAAGATCATCCAGGAGCTGGAGTCGCAGTTCCGCGGCGCCGGCTGGAACGTCATCAAGCTGGTCTGGGACCGCAGTTGGGACCCGCTGCTCGCGCAGGACCGCGACGGCGTGCTCGTCAACCAGCTGAACACCACGCCCGACGGACAGTTCCAGACGTACGCCACCGAGACGGGCGCGTACATCCGCGACCACTTCTTCGGTCACGACCACCGGCTGCGGGCGATGGTCGAGAACATGACCGACGACCAGATCCTGCACCTGGGCCGCGGCGGTCACGACCACAAGAAGGTCTACGCGGCCTACGCGGCGGCCAAGGCGCACTCCGGTCAGCCGACCGTGATCCTCGCGCAGACGGTCAAGGGCTGGACGCTCGGCCCGAACTTCGAGGGCCGCAACGCCACGCACCAGATGAAGAAGCTGACGGTCGCCGACCTCAAGGGCTTCCGCGACCGGCTGCACCTGCCGATCTCCGACCAGGAGCTGGAGTCCGGCGCGCCGCCGTACTACCACCCGGGCCGGAACTCGGAGGAGATCCAGTACATGCACGACCGCCGCAAGGGGCTCGGCGGGTACGTCCCGACGCGCGTCGTGCGGTCGAAGCCGCTCGCACTGCCCGAGGACAAGACGTACGCGAGTGTGAAGAAGGGTTCGGGTCAGCAGTCGATCGCCACCACCATGGCGTTCGTCCGGCTGCTCAAGGACCTCATGCGGGACAAGGAGATCGGCAAGCGGTTCGTGCTGATCGCGCCCGACGAGTACCGCACGTTCGGCATGGACTCGTTCTTCCCGAGCGCGAAGATCTACAACCCGCTCGGCCAGCAGTACGAGGCCGTGGACCGCGACCTGCTCCTCGCGTACAAGGAGTCGCCGACCGGGCAGATGCTGCACGACGGCATCTCCGAGGCGGGCTGCACGGCCTCGCTGATCGCGGCCGGCTCGGCCTACGCGACGCACGGCGAACCGCTCATCCCGGTGTACGTCTTCTACTCGATGTTCGGATTCCAGCGCACCGGCGACCAGTTCTGGCAGATGGCCGACCAGTTGTCGCGCGGCTTCGTACTGGGCGCGACCGCCGGTCGTACGACTCTGACCGGTGAGGGTCTGCAGCACGCGGACGGACACTCGCAGTTGCTCGCCTCGACGAACCCGGGGTGTGTCGCGTACGACCCGGCCTACGGGTTCGAGATCGCGCACATCGTGCAGGACGGGCTCCGGCGGATGTACGGCTCGTCCGCCGAGCACCCGCACGGCGAGGACGTCTTCTACTACCTCACCGTCTACAACGAGCCGATCCAGCACCCCGCCGAGCCGGAGGGCGTGGACGTCGACGGCATCCTGAAGGGCATCCACCGCTTCGCGGAAGGCACTTCGGGTTCCATCCCGGCACAGATCATGGCGTCCGGCGTCGCCGTGCCGTGGGCCGTCGAGGCCCAGCGGATCCTCGCCGAGGAGTGGAACGTACGGGCCGACGTCTGGTCTGCGACCTCCTGGAACGAGTTGCGGCGCGAGGCCGTCGAGGTGGAGCGGCACAATCTGCTGCACCCCGAGGAGGAGCAGCGGGTTCCCTATGTGACGCGGAAGCTGTCCGGGGCGCAGGGGCCGTTCGTGGCCGTCTCCGACTGGATGCGGTCGGTTCCGGACCAGATCGCCCGCTGGGTGCCGGGGACGTACCAGTCGCTGGGTGCCGATGGGTTCGGCTTCGCCGATACCCGGGGGGCTGCTCGGCGGTTCTTCCACATCGACGCGCAGTCGATCGTGGTGGGGGTGCTGACTGAGCTCGCGCGTGAGGGCAAGGTTGATCGGTCCGTGCTCAAGCAGGCGATTGATCGGTATCAGTTGTTGGATGCGGCTGCCGCGGATCCGGGTGCCGCGGGTGGAGATGCGTAG
- a CDS encoding DUF3052 domain-containing protein: MSATADHAEERTSLATRLGFQPEQVVQEIGFDDDVDQELREAIEEVIGSELMDEEYDDVADAVVLWFRDDDGDLTDALVDATTYVEEGGAVLLLTPKTGRDGYVEPSDIAEAATTAGLSQTKSISVGKDWSGTRLATPKAAKSKR, encoded by the coding sequence GTGAGCGCGACCGCGGACCACGCGGAGGAGCGGACGAGCCTGGCCACCAGGCTGGGATTCCAGCCCGAGCAGGTGGTCCAGGAGATCGGCTTCGACGACGACGTCGACCAGGAGCTCCGCGAGGCCATTGAAGAAGTCATCGGCAGCGAGCTCATGGACGAGGAGTACGACGACGTCGCCGACGCCGTAGTGCTCTGGTTCCGTGACGACGACGGCGACCTGACGGACGCGCTGGTGGATGCCACCACGTACGTCGAAGAGGGCGGCGCCGTCCTGCTGCTGACGCCGAAGACCGGCCGAGACGGGTATGTGGAGCCCAGCGACATCGCGGAAGCCGCGACGACCGCGGGTCTGTCCCAGACCAAGAGCATCAGCGTGGGGAAGGACTGGAGCGGGACCCGGCTGGCTACGCCGAAGGCGGCCAAGTCAAAGCGGTGA
- a CDS encoding peroxiredoxin, whose product MTIEVGDKAPDFELKDNHGATVKLSDFRGAKNVVLLFYPFAFTGVCTGELCALRDNLPKFSDRDTQLLAVSNDSIHTLRVFAEQEGLEYPLLSDFWPHGEVSRAYGVFAEDKGCAVRGTFVIDKEGVVRWTVVNALPDARDLNEYVTALDSL is encoded by the coding sequence ATGACGATCGAGGTCGGCGACAAGGCCCCGGACTTCGAGCTGAAGGACAACCACGGCGCCACCGTGAAGCTCTCCGACTTTCGCGGCGCGAAGAACGTGGTGCTGCTCTTCTACCCCTTCGCCTTCACCGGCGTCTGCACGGGCGAACTGTGCGCCCTGCGTGACAACCTGCCGAAGTTCTCCGACCGCGACACCCAGCTGCTCGCCGTCTCCAACGACTCCATCCACACCCTGCGCGTCTTCGCCGAGCAGGAGGGCCTGGAGTACCCGCTGCTGTCCGACTTCTGGCCGCACGGCGAGGTCTCGCGCGCGTACGGGGTCTTCGCCGAGGACAAGGGCTGCGCCGTGCGCGGCACCTTCGTCATCGACAAGGAGGGCGTCGTCCGCTGGACCGTCGTCAACGCCCTGCCGGACGCCCGTGACCTGAACGAGTACGTGACGGCGCTCGACAGCCTGTGA
- a CDS encoding TerD family protein, whose protein sequence is MGVSLSKGGNVSLSKEAPGLTAVIIGLGWDIRTTTGTDFDLDASAILTNAEGKVSSDANFVFFNNLKSPDGSVEHTGDNTTGEGEGDDEQIKVNLAGVPADIEKIVFPVSIYDAENRQQSFGQVRNAFIRVVNQAGEAEIARYDLSEDASTETAMVFGELYRHGAEWKFRAIGQGYASGLRGIAQDFGVNV, encoded by the coding sequence GTGGGAGTCAGCCTCAGCAAGGGCGGCAACGTATCGCTGTCGAAGGAGGCCCCGGGACTGACCGCGGTCATCATCGGTCTGGGGTGGGACATTCGCACCACCACCGGTACCGACTTCGACCTGGACGCCAGCGCCATCCTGACGAACGCGGAGGGCAAGGTCAGCAGTGACGCCAACTTCGTGTTCTTCAACAACCTGAAGAGCCCCGACGGCTCGGTCGAGCACACCGGTGACAACACCACAGGTGAGGGCGAGGGCGACGACGAGCAGATCAAGGTCAACCTCGCCGGCGTCCCGGCCGACATCGAGAAGATCGTCTTCCCGGTCTCGATCTACGACGCCGAGAACCGCCAGCAGTCGTTCGGCCAGGTGCGCAACGCGTTCATCCGCGTCGTGAACCAGGCGGGCGAGGCGGAGATCGCCCGGTACGACCTTTCCGAGGACGCCTCCACGGAGACCGCGATGGTCTTCGGCGAGCTGTACCGCCACGGTGCGGAGTGGAAGTTCCGTGCCATCGGTCAGGGGTATGCCTCAGGTCTGCGCGGCATCGCGCAGGACTTCGGCGTCAACGTCTGA
- a CDS encoding TerD family protein, whose amino-acid sequence MGVTLAKGGNVSLSKAAPNLTQVMIGLGWDARSTTGADFDLDASALLCNSGRVLGDEWFIFYNQLKSPDGSVEHTGDNLTGEGDGDDESLLIDLSKVPANVDKIVFPVSIHDADNRGQTFGQVSNAFIRVVNQADGQELARYDLSEDASTETAMIFGEVYRYGAEWKFRAVGQGYASGLRGIALDFGVNVS is encoded by the coding sequence ATGGGCGTCACGCTCGCCAAGGGGGGCAATGTCTCCCTCTCCAAGGCCGCACCGAACCTCACACAGGTGATGATCGGGCTCGGCTGGGACGCACGCTCGACCACCGGAGCAGACTTCGACCTCGATGCCAGCGCGCTGCTGTGCAACTCGGGGCGGGTGCTCGGTGACGAGTGGTTCATCTTCTACAACCAGCTCAAGAGCCCTGACGGCTCGGTCGAGCACACCGGGGACAACCTCACGGGTGAGGGTGACGGCGACGACGAATCCCTCCTGATCGACCTCTCCAAGGTGCCCGCCAACGTCGACAAGATCGTCTTCCCGGTCTCGATCCATGACGCCGACAACCGCGGCCAGACCTTCGGTCAGGTCAGCAACGCCTTCATCCGGGTCGTCAACCAGGCCGACGGCCAGGAGCTCGCCCGCTACGACCTCTCCGAGGACGCCTCCACGGAGACCGCGATGATCTTCGGCGAGGTCTACCGCTACGGCGCCGAGTGGAAGTTCCGCGCGGTGGGACAGGGGTACGCGTCCGGACTGCGGGGCATCGCCCTGGACTTCGGGGTCAACGTCTCGTAG